One genomic segment of Natrialbaceae archaeon AArc-T1-2 includes these proteins:
- a CDS encoding class I SAM-dependent methyltransferase — translation MERRADVRDTYDRIATHFAATREYAWPEVESFLESVPHGVVGLDLGCGNCRHAEGLADRVDRVVGLDVSRGLLETGRERAHDRTFDVDLVQGDAATLPLRDGVVDVAVYVATLHHLPSRPARLASLDELARVLAPDGRALVSAWSTAHDRFDADAGFDTTIEWTLPDGETVDRFYHIYDPDEFETDLEDSGLEILEWELSSGNCYATVTVDR, via the coding sequence ATGGAGCGACGGGCCGACGTCCGCGATACGTACGACCGCATCGCGACTCACTTCGCGGCCACCCGCGAGTACGCCTGGCCCGAAGTCGAGTCGTTTCTCGAGTCCGTCCCCCACGGCGTGGTCGGTCTCGATCTCGGCTGTGGGAACTGTCGACACGCCGAGGGGCTCGCCGATCGCGTCGACCGCGTCGTCGGCCTCGACGTCAGTCGCGGACTGCTCGAGACCGGCCGCGAGCGAGCTCACGACCGCACGTTCGACGTCGATCTGGTCCAGGGCGACGCCGCGACGCTCCCGCTCCGGGACGGCGTCGTCGACGTCGCGGTTTACGTCGCGACGCTGCATCACCTCCCGTCCCGGCCGGCACGGCTGGCAAGTCTCGACGAGCTCGCCCGCGTACTCGCGCCCGACGGGCGTGCCCTCGTCAGCGCCTGGTCGACCGCCCACGACCGGTTCGACGCCGACGCGGGCTTTGACACCACGATCGAGTGGACCCTCCCCGACGGCGAGACCGTCGACCGCTTCTATCACATCTACGATCCCGACGAGTTCGAGACCGACCTCGAAGACAGCGGCCTCGAGATCCTCGAGTGGGAGCTCTCGAGTGGCAACTGTTATGCGACGGTCACGGTCGACCGATAA
- the sucC gene encoding ADP-forming succinate--CoA ligase subunit beta, whose protein sequence is MKLHEYQAKHVFADAGVPTPDSQLASDVDDAVDAAEEIGYPVAIKAQVQVGGRGKAGGIKLAEDETEAREAAESILGMDLKGYHVDRVLVEEAVDFTDELYVGITMDRGEGKPVAMVSTKGGVNIEEVAEEDPDAIAREHVDPSFGMMPYQARKAVYDAGVDPAVARDVSSVLSTLYELWSEKDGSDAEINPLMVTADDEVIAADAVMNIDEDALFRQPELAEMEAEAAGGDDLEQKADEYGFDYVRLSGNVGIIGNGAGLVMTTLDLVDYYGGEPANFLDVGGGAKAERIANALDMVFSDDNVDSVVFNIFGGITRGDEVARGINEALEGFEEIPKPVVVRLAGTNWEEGMEILNEDLVTVEQTLEDAVQRSVEYADEVNEQ, encoded by the coding sequence ATGAAATTGCACGAGTATCAGGCGAAGCACGTCTTCGCCGATGCCGGAGTTCCGACGCCCGACTCCCAGCTGGCGTCGGACGTCGACGACGCCGTCGACGCGGCCGAGGAGATCGGCTATCCGGTCGCGATCAAAGCGCAGGTACAGGTCGGCGGCCGCGGCAAGGCCGGCGGAATCAAACTCGCCGAAGACGAAACCGAAGCCCGCGAGGCGGCCGAGTCGATTCTCGGGATGGACCTCAAGGGCTATCACGTCGACCGGGTGTTGGTCGAGGAAGCCGTCGACTTCACCGACGAACTGTACGTCGGCATCACGATGGATCGCGGCGAGGGCAAACCCGTCGCGATGGTCTCGACGAAAGGCGGCGTCAACATCGAAGAGGTCGCCGAGGAAGATCCCGACGCGATCGCCCGCGAGCACGTCGATCCCTCCTTCGGGATGATGCCGTACCAGGCCCGAAAGGCCGTCTACGACGCCGGCGTCGATCCGGCCGTCGCCCGTGACGTCTCGAGCGTTCTCTCGACGCTGTATGAGCTCTGGAGCGAGAAAGACGGCTCCGACGCCGAGATCAACCCGCTGATGGTCACGGCCGACGACGAGGTCATCGCGGCCGACGCCGTGATGAACATCGACGAAGACGCCCTCTTTCGCCAGCCCGAACTGGCCGAGATGGAAGCGGAAGCCGCCGGTGGCGACGACCTCGAGCAGAAAGCAGACGAGTACGGCTTCGACTACGTCCGCCTGTCGGGTAACGTCGGCATCATCGGCAACGGTGCCGGCCTCGTCATGACCACGCTCGACCTCGTCGACTACTACGGTGGCGAGCCCGCGAACTTCTTAGACGTCGGTGGCGGTGCGAAAGCAGAACGCATCGCGAACGCCCTGGACATGGTGTTCTCCGACGACAACGTCGATAGCGTCGTCTTCAACATCTTCGGCGGCATCACCCGTGGCGACGAGGTCGCCCGCGGGATCAACGAAGCGCTCGAGGGGTTCGAGGAGATTCCCAAGCCGGTCGTCGTCCGACTGGCCGGGACGAACTGGGAGGAAGGCATGGAGATTCTGAACGAAGACCTCGTGACGGTCGAACAGACCTTAGAGGATGCAGTCCAGCGGTCCGTCGAATACGCTGACGAGGTGAACGAACAATGA
- the sucD gene encoding succinate--CoA ligase subunit alpha: MSVLVDDDTRVVVQGITGGEGKFHAEQMIEYGTNVVAGAVPGKGGEEVHGVPVYDTVSGAVAAEDADASVIFVPPAFAGDAIFEALDTDLDLAVAITEGIPTQDMARVNKRLSETDTRLIGPNCPGIITPGEAKLGILPGNIFEAGNVGLVSRSGTLTYQVVDSLTSRGIGQTTAIGIGGDPIIGTSFIDALEVFENDPDTDAIVMCGEIGGEDEEEAAAYIDEHVDTPVAGFIAGRTAPPGKRMGHAGAIVSGSGTGTAESKISALNDAGVPVGDTPEEVADNVEDLL; this comes from the coding sequence ATGAGCGTCCTAGTCGACGACGACACCCGCGTCGTGGTACAGGGTATCACCGGTGGGGAAGGCAAGTTCCACGCCGAACAGATGATCGAGTACGGGACCAACGTGGTCGCCGGTGCCGTCCCCGGCAAGGGCGGCGAGGAGGTACACGGCGTCCCCGTCTACGACACCGTGTCCGGAGCCGTCGCGGCAGAAGACGCCGACGCCTCCGTGATCTTCGTCCCGCCGGCCTTTGCCGGTGACGCGATCTTCGAGGCGCTCGACACCGACCTCGATCTCGCGGTCGCGATCACCGAAGGCATCCCGACCCAGGACATGGCCCGGGTGAACAAACGCCTCTCCGAGACCGACACCCGTCTCATCGGACCGAACTGTCCCGGCATCATCACGCCTGGCGAGGCAAAACTCGGCATCCTGCCCGGCAACATCTTCGAGGCCGGCAACGTCGGACTCGTCTCCCGCTCGGGGACGCTGACCTACCAGGTCGTCGACAGCCTCACCAGCCGTGGCATCGGCCAGACCACCGCGATCGGCATCGGTGGCGACCCGATCATCGGCACGAGCTTCATCGACGCCCTCGAGGTCTTCGAGAACGATCCCGACACCGACGCGATCGTCATGTGTGGCGAAATCGGTGGCGAGGACGAGGAAGAAGCCGCCGCCTACATCGACGAACACGTCGACACGCCGGTCGCTGGCTTCATTGCCGGTCGTACGGCTCCGCCGGGCAAGCGCATGGGCCACGCTGGCGCGATCGTCTCCGGCTCCGGAACCGGCACCGCAGAGAGCAAGATCTCGGCGCTGAACGACGCGGGCGTCCCCGTCGGCGATACCCCCGAGGAAGTCGCCGACAACGTCGAAGATCTGCTCTAA
- the trxA gene encoding thioredoxin — translation MDDELDRIRERKREQLRERAEREQQLAASPEEPLEVTGAGHFEQVLENYPVVLVDFYADWCGPCQMLAPILETVAAETAATVAKVDTDSHQRLAQQHGVQGLPTLVVFVDGEPVERLVGMQDETTLRNVIAEHDPASD, via the coding sequence ATGGACGACGAACTCGATCGAATCAGGGAACGAAAACGCGAGCAACTGCGCGAGCGGGCCGAACGCGAACAGCAACTCGCCGCCAGTCCCGAGGAGCCACTCGAGGTCACGGGGGCGGGTCACTTCGAGCAGGTCCTCGAGAACTACCCCGTCGTTCTCGTCGACTTCTACGCCGACTGGTGTGGCCCCTGCCAGATGCTCGCGCCGATCCTCGAGACGGTCGCCGCGGAGACGGCGGCGACGGTGGCGAAAGTCGACACGGACAGCCACCAGCGTCTCGCCCAGCAACACGGCGTCCAGGGCCTGCCGACGCTCGTGGTGTTCGTCGACGGTGAGCCGGTTGAGCGTCTCGTCGGAATGCAAGACGAGACGACGCTTCGGAACGTGATCGCCGAGCACGATCCTGCGAGCGACTAG
- the rbcL gene encoding type III ribulose-bisphosphate carboxylase — protein MTGIEYDDFLDLEYEPAETDLVCEFRIDPAEDVTTEAAASRVASESSNGTWAALHVDEDELTRLGAVACGIDGNEITVAYPDALFEPGSMPQILSCIAGNIMGMKAVDTIRLEDCRWPETIVEEFPGPLYGTSVATEKLDAGDRPVLATVPKPKVGLSTDAHVRIGEEAWTGGIDLLKDDENLTDQAFNPFADRLSESLAARDRAQELTGERKDYLVNVTAETTDMLERVDLVAEHGGGFVMVDVITCGWSAVQSVRERCERHDLAIHAHRAMHAAFDRLDHHGVSMRVLAQIARLCGVDHIHTGTAGLGKLENEDTPGINEWLTSELYGVNPVLPVASGGLHPGVIDQLLETLGTDIVVQAGGGIHGHPNGTNAGAKALRQSVEAAMTGRPLEAYAESHPELAAALETWGAETPR, from the coding sequence ATGACCGGCATCGAGTACGACGACTTCCTCGATCTCGAGTACGAGCCCGCGGAGACGGATCTGGTCTGTGAGTTCCGGATCGATCCCGCCGAGGACGTGACGACGGAGGCGGCAGCGAGTCGCGTCGCCTCGGAATCGTCGAACGGCACCTGGGCGGCCCTCCACGTCGACGAGGACGAGCTCACCCGCCTCGGCGCGGTCGCCTGCGGGATCGACGGAAACGAGATCACGGTCGCCTACCCCGACGCGCTCTTCGAACCCGGGAGCATGCCCCAGATCCTCTCGTGTATCGCGGGCAATATCATGGGGATGAAAGCCGTCGACACGATCCGCCTCGAGGACTGTCGCTGGCCCGAGACGATCGTCGAGGAGTTTCCCGGTCCACTGTACGGCACGAGCGTTGCGACCGAGAAACTCGACGCTGGCGATCGACCGGTGCTCGCGACGGTGCCGAAGCCGAAAGTCGGGCTCTCGACGGACGCCCACGTCCGGATCGGCGAAGAGGCCTGGACCGGGGGCATCGACCTGCTGAAAGACGACGAGAACCTCACGGATCAGGCCTTCAACCCCTTCGCCGATCGGCTGTCGGAGAGTCTCGCCGCCCGCGATCGCGCCCAGGAGTTGACCGGCGAACGCAAAGACTACCTCGTCAACGTCACCGCCGAGACGACCGACATGTTAGAGCGAGTGGACCTCGTCGCCGAACACGGCGGCGGCTTCGTCATGGTCGACGTCATCACGTGTGGCTGGTCGGCCGTCCAGTCCGTCCGCGAGCGGTGTGAGAGACACGACCTCGCGATCCATGCCCATCGCGCGATGCACGCCGCCTTCGATCGTCTCGACCATCACGGCGTCTCGATGCGCGTCCTCGCCCAGATCGCCCGCCTCTGTGGCGTCGATCACATCCACACCGGCACCGCAGGCCTCGGCAAACTCGAGAACGAGGACACGCCGGGGATCAACGAGTGGCTCACCTCGGAGCTATACGGCGTGAATCCGGTTCTGCCGGTCGCTTCCGGCGGCCTGCATCCGGGCGTGATCGACCAGTTGCTCGAGACGCTCGGCACCGACATCGTCGTCCAGGCCGGTGGCGGCATCCACGGTCATCCCAATGGGACTAACGCGGGCGCGAAGGCGCTTCGCCAGTCGGTCGAGGCCGCGATGACCGGCCGCCCGCTCGAGGCGTACGCCGAGAGCCACCCGGAGCTCGCGGCTGCACTCGAGACGTGGGGGGCGGAGACGCCGCGGTGA
- a CDS encoding CatB-related O-acetyltransferase: MDVTAVAERMLSLLGYPRIARPLVDRLDDGTTLEAAASAGIAPGCLLRGDVTLESNARLSTRCVLNGTITVGRGTNFEPACTLIGDVEIGNYCAIARENTFQQTNHETAKPSMQRRLYETVLDSDLEYVTDGPITVGNDVWIGARCIVLSGVTIGDGAVVAAGSVVTDDVEPYAVVGGVPAERLKWRFPREVREALQDLAWWNWDEETIRANRGFFERELESADDVPDVGNRSRPEPVSKP; encoded by the coding sequence ATGGACGTAACGGCCGTCGCGGAACGGATGCTGTCACTGCTGGGGTATCCACGGATCGCACGTCCACTCGTCGATCGACTCGACGACGGGACGACACTCGAGGCCGCGGCGTCCGCCGGGATCGCGCCGGGCTGTCTGCTCCGGGGTGACGTCACGCTCGAGTCGAACGCACGACTAAGCACGCGCTGTGTACTCAACGGGACGATCACCGTGGGACGCGGAACGAACTTCGAGCCCGCGTGCACGCTGATCGGCGACGTCGAGATCGGAAACTACTGTGCCATCGCCAGGGAGAACACCTTCCAGCAGACGAACCACGAGACCGCAAAACCCTCGATGCAGCGACGACTCTACGAGACCGTTCTCGACAGCGACCTCGAGTACGTGACCGACGGGCCGATCACGGTCGGCAACGACGTCTGGATCGGGGCCCGGTGTATCGTCCTCTCGGGCGTGACGATCGGGGACGGCGCCGTCGTGGCCGCCGGCTCGGTCGTCACCGACGACGTCGAGCCGTACGCGGTCGTCGGCGGCGTTCCCGCCGAGCGGCTCAAGTGGCGTTTCCCCCGTGAGGTTAGGGAGGCGCTACAGGATCTCGCGTGGTGGAACTGGGACGAGGAGACGATACGGGCGAACCGAGGCTTCTTCGAACGCGAACTCGAGTCGGCAGACGACGTCCCCGACGTCGGGAACCGATCGCGGCCCGAACCGGTCTCGAAGCCGTAG
- the bioB gene encoding biotin synthase BioB, whose amino-acid sequence MVYETGNKMVDDALERVLAGERLDRTDGLALMAQPVEPLAEAGAVVRDRFGDGTVDACSIVNAKAGNCAEDCGFCAQSVHFDTGIDNYDFIGPEAVLEAAKRAEADGAQRFGIVVAERGVSKEHRPEEWAEVLEAIRLVREQCDLEIDASLGILTEEEAAILVEEGINHYNHNIETSPNYFPEIVGTHEFEDRVRTLEVAKEAGMDLCAGVILGMGETPTDRVDAAMALQEIGIESLPVNVLNPIEGTELGEECPEITTEEIVTTIAVYRLLHPEARVRLTGGREANLAPDEQHLPLEAGADGLLTGDYLTTGGQSPGEDIEIIERAGLEPNREVNDFDPEAVKSRSEDETPHSPAVDTVESTASVESGDD is encoded by the coding sequence GTGGTTTACGAGACGGGCAACAAGATGGTCGACGACGCACTCGAGCGGGTACTCGCCGGCGAGCGGCTCGACCGCACCGACGGGCTGGCGTTGATGGCCCAGCCGGTCGAACCGCTTGCCGAGGCCGGGGCCGTCGTCCGCGATCGCTTCGGCGACGGCACGGTCGACGCCTGTTCGATCGTCAATGCGAAGGCGGGCAACTGCGCGGAAGACTGTGGGTTCTGTGCACAGTCGGTCCACTTCGACACCGGCATCGACAACTACGACTTCATCGGCCCCGAAGCGGTTCTCGAGGCCGCGAAACGGGCCGAGGCAGACGGTGCCCAGCGCTTTGGCATTGTCGTCGCCGAGCGCGGCGTCTCGAAGGAACACCGCCCCGAGGAGTGGGCGGAGGTCCTCGAGGCGATTCGGCTCGTGCGCGAGCAGTGTGACCTCGAGATCGACGCCTCGCTCGGCATTCTGACCGAGGAGGAAGCCGCGATCTTGGTCGAGGAGGGGATCAACCACTACAATCACAACATCGAGACCTCTCCGAACTACTTCCCCGAGATCGTCGGCACCCACGAGTTCGAGGATCGGGTACGAACGCTCGAGGTGGCAAAGGAAGCCGGCATGGATCTCTGTGCGGGCGTCATCCTCGGGATGGGCGAGACGCCCACCGACCGGGTCGACGCCGCAATGGCATTACAGGAGATCGGGATCGAATCGCTGCCGGTGAACGTGCTCAACCCGATCGAGGGCACCGAACTCGGCGAGGAGTGCCCGGAGATCACGACCGAGGAGATCGTCACGACGATCGCGGTCTACCGACTGCTTCACCCCGAGGCCCGGGTCCGGCTCACCGGCGGACGGGAGGCGAACCTCGCGCCCGACGAACAGCACCTCCCTCTCGAGGCGGGTGCGGACGGACTGCTCACCGGGGATTATCTCACAACCGGCGGCCAGTCGCCGGGCGAGGACATCGAGATCATCGAGCGGGCCGGCCTCGAGCCCAACCGCGAGGTCAACGACTTCGACCCCGAGGCCGTGAAATCCCGCAGCGAGGACGAGACGCCGCACAGTCCCGCCGTCGACACCGTCGAGAGCACGGCGAGTGTGGAATCGGGAGACGACTGA
- a CDS encoding transcriptional regulator produces MDDVNFAVLGTGGIGRRTLEVSTHKEHLTPVAACDRHGVAIDFDGLDVDELLEATEGNIENEVATDGGAAAVKQHGEQRGVVASAQADPTEDAIDDVIAVSEEVDAVLIALPNYEHDFIPRVADRFLEAAYEGVLVDVLKRSRVIGMLDEKRERLEESGITFVCGAGATPGFLTGAAALAAQSFVEVEEVDIHWGVGLKSGYEDNRGTVREDIAHLPEYDIETARELSDEEIEAIIDDHGGVIEFTEMEHADDVLLERAGICDAEDVTVGGILDVRSDEKPTTTTVSVTGRTFDGERATNTFQLGDETSMEANVNGPALGYLKAGVRRNRAGEYGVVGPAELMPGF; encoded by the coding sequence ATGGACGACGTCAACTTCGCAGTACTCGGCACCGGCGGTATCGGACGACGAACGCTCGAGGTCAGCACGCACAAGGAGCACCTCACCCCCGTCGCGGCGTGTGATCGCCACGGCGTCGCGATCGACTTCGACGGGCTGGACGTCGACGAACTGCTCGAGGCGACGGAGGGCAATATAGAGAACGAGGTCGCGACCGACGGCGGCGCGGCCGCGGTCAAACAACACGGCGAGCAGCGAGGCGTCGTCGCCTCCGCACAGGCCGACCCCACCGAGGACGCGATCGACGACGTGATCGCGGTAAGCGAGGAGGTAGACGCCGTGCTCATCGCCCTGCCGAACTACGAGCACGACTTCATCCCCCGCGTGGCGGATCGCTTCCTCGAGGCAGCGTACGAGGGCGTCCTCGTCGACGTGCTCAAGCGCTCGCGCGTGATCGGGATGCTCGACGAGAAACGGGAACGACTCGAGGAGTCAGGCATCACCTTCGTCTGTGGTGCCGGCGCGACCCCCGGCTTCCTGACCGGCGCGGCCGCACTCGCCGCCCAGTCGTTCGTCGAGGTCGAGGAGGTCGACATCCACTGGGGTGTCGGGCTCAAGTCGGGCTACGAGGACAACCGCGGCACCGTCCGCGAGGACATCGCTCACCTCCCCGAGTACGACATCGAGACCGCCCGCGAGTTGAGCGACGAGGAGATCGAAGCAATCATCGACGACCACGGCGGCGTCATCGAGTTTACGGAGATGGAACACGCAGACGACGTCCTCCTCGAGCGCGCCGGGATCTGTGACGCCGAAGACGTCACCGTCGGCGGGATCTTGGACGTCCGCAGCGACGAGAAGCCGACGACAACGACCGTCTCGGTCACGGGCCGGACCTTCGACGGCGAGCGGGCGACGAACACCTTCCAGCTCGGCGACGAGACGAGTATGGAGGCAAACGTCAACGGGCCCGCACTCGGCTATCTGAAAGCCGGCGTCCGGCGAAATCGGGCGGGCGAGTACGGCGTCGTCGGTCCCGCCGAGTTGATGCCCGGATTCTAG
- a CDS encoding aminotransferase class I/II-fold pyridoxal phosphate-dependent enzyme has translation MEDRGFDLEDRVADLESAALKRSLAPADRVADRGYFAAPPGGGLPVLDAEEAIVFASNNYLGLTDDDRVQNAARQAAATVGTGAGASRLVTGDTIVHHDLERQLAETKRTERALAFSSGYAANVGTIAALQPDVVFSDELNHASIVDGCRLSGADVVVYDHCDVDDLRSKMETQTARDGATEESWLIVTDTVFSMDGTVAPLGSICDAAESVGAWVMADEAHATGLYTDGGGIVQAEGLEDRVHVQLGTLSKALASQGGYVAGSDALIECLVNDARSFVFSTGLAPTAAAAASEALHVARHSDARERLWENVAHLRDGLEAMGFAVLGESQILPVVIGDRQDALALAEGVRERGVVAPAIRPPTVPEGTSRIRVVPMATHDQEDVVTCLEAFRAAGEEVGLL, from the coding sequence ATGGAAGACCGTGGGTTCGACCTCGAGGACCGAGTCGCCGACCTCGAGTCCGCCGCTCTCAAGCGATCGCTCGCGCCTGCCGATCGCGTCGCCGACCGAGGATACTTCGCCGCGCCACCGGGTGGTGGACTCCCGGTTCTCGACGCCGAGGAAGCGATCGTCTTCGCGTCGAACAACTACCTCGGGCTGACCGACGACGACCGCGTCCAAAACGCCGCTCGCCAGGCCGCCGCAACGGTCGGAACCGGTGCCGGGGCGAGCCGGCTCGTAACCGGCGATACGATCGTCCACCACGACTTAGAGCGCCAGCTCGCAGAGACCAAACGGACAGAGCGCGCGCTCGCGTTCTCGTCGGGATACGCCGCGAACGTCGGAACGATCGCGGCGCTTCAACCCGACGTCGTCTTCTCGGACGAGTTGAATCACGCGAGCATCGTCGACGGCTGCCGGCTGTCGGGTGCCGACGTCGTCGTCTACGACCACTGTGACGTCGACGACTTGCGTTCGAAGATGGAAACGCAGACGGCACGCGACGGGGCGACCGAGGAGTCCTGGCTGATCGTCACCGACACCGTCTTCAGCATGGACGGCACCGTCGCGCCGCTGGGTTCGATCTGTGACGCTGCCGAGTCGGTCGGCGCGTGGGTGATGGCCGACGAGGCCCACGCCACCGGCCTCTACACGGACGGCGGCGGAATCGTCCAGGCCGAAGGGCTCGAGGACCGGGTCCACGTCCAGCTGGGGACTCTCTCGAAGGCGCTCGCCAGCCAGGGCGGCTACGTCGCGGGTAGCGACGCGTTGATCGAGTGTCTCGTCAACGACGCCCGCTCGTTCGTCTTCTCGACCGGACTCGCCCCCACTGCGGCCGCCGCCGCGAGCGAAGCGTTACACGTTGCCCGCCACAGCGACGCCCGCGAGCGACTCTGGGAGAACGTCGCCCACCTCCGGGACGGCCTCGAGGCGATGGGCTTTGCGGTGCTTGGTGAGTCCCAGATCCTCCCAGTGGTGATCGGCGACCGCCAGGACGCACTCGCACTCGCAGAAGGCGTCCGCGAACGCGGCGTCGTCGCCCCCGCGATCCGCCCGCCGACGGTCCCGGAGGGGACCAGCCGGATCCGGGTCGTTCCCATGGCGACCCACGATCAGGAGGACGTGGTGACCTGCCTCGAGGCGTTTCGTGCGGCCGGCGAGGAGGTGGGACTGCTGTGA
- the bioD gene encoding dethiobiotin synthase gives MSPDRLAVVGTGTGVGKTVITAGLTAWLCEAGVDARAVKPAQTGHPPDDDAAFVADVCADPDAATCLRYLEPPLAPRVAAEREDVSLSYDDLLADCERALEECEVGILEGIGGLRVPIAGDREVIDLVADLECDAVVVARSGLGTLNHTALSVDALAARGVDVRAVVLNEYAGETVAERTNPAELERMTDQPVVTVPPLAALDTEHVIAAVRDALSTVETLSLVPTA, from the coding sequence GTGAGCCCGGATCGACTCGCCGTCGTCGGCACCGGCACCGGCGTCGGCAAGACCGTGATCACCGCCGGGCTGACGGCGTGGCTGTGCGAGGCCGGAGTCGACGCACGGGCGGTGAAACCCGCCCAGACCGGTCATCCGCCCGACGACGACGCGGCGTTCGTCGCCGACGTCTGTGCCGACCCCGACGCCGCAACGTGTCTCCGGTATCTCGAGCCCCCGCTTGCTCCCCGGGTCGCCGCCGAGCGCGAGGACGTCTCTCTGTCCTACGACGATCTCCTGGCGGACTGTGAGCGCGCACTCGAAGAATGCGAGGTCGGCATCCTCGAGGGTATCGGCGGCCTGCGCGTTCCCATCGCCGGCGACCGCGAGGTGATCGACCTCGTGGCCGACCTCGAGTGTGACGCCGTCGTGGTCGCACGCTCGGGGCTTGGAACGCTCAATCACACGGCGCTGTCGGTCGACGCGCTCGCGGCCCGTGGCGTCGACGTTCGTGCCGTCGTTCTCAACGAGTACGCCGGCGAGACCGTCGCCGAACGGACGAACCCGGCCGAACTCGAGCGAATGACCGACCAGCCGGTGGTGACGGTGCCACCGCTTGCAGCGCTCGATACGGAACACGTTATCGCGGCGGTTCGCGACGCGCTGTCGACCGTCGAAACCCTCAGCCTCGTGCCGACGGCGTGA
- a CDS encoding replication factor C large subunit → MSDWTEKHRPSTLSEVRGNNKARDQLEEWAESWDDHRQAVIVHGSPGVGKTSAAHALANDMGWPVMELNASDDRKADVIERVAGEASKSGTLTGGEAGRRLVILDEADNFHGSADYGGSRKVTEVVKSANQPIVLVANDFYEMSQSLRNTCETIEFRDVSKRSIVPVLRDICRREDIEYDEAALETIADETAGDLRSAVNDLQAIAEETDRLTVDDVVTGQRDTTEGIFDFLDALIKEKDAEGALRASYDVDETPDDLLNWIEDNVPKDYAGAELADAYDFLANADRWLGRVRATQEYSFWRYATDNMTAGVAASRREPKGGWTRYGPPSYWSKLGRTKGTRTTRDAIAERIAEREGTSVATARREILPFLAEMTHHCRDRELTVRMAAAYELDEGDVSFVTGSGKDTNKVASIVDEAEERRAEQAVEGTGDAFLEASRSREDDSDGGGGEREGSNDQATLSTSSDEPSPTDEDEDAEDRDDPDETGGRDGSNADLDDDQSGLSDFV, encoded by the coding sequence ATGAGTGACTGGACCGAGAAGCACCGCCCGTCGACGCTGTCGGAGGTCCGGGGCAACAACAAGGCTCGCGACCAGCTCGAGGAGTGGGCCGAGAGCTGGGACGATCACCGGCAGGCGGTCATCGTCCACGGCAGCCCCGGCGTCGGCAAGACCTCCGCTGCCCACGCGCTTGCGAACGACATGGGCTGGCCGGTGATGGAACTCAACGCGAGCGACGACCGAAAGGCCGACGTCATCGAGCGCGTCGCCGGCGAGGCGTCCAAAAGCGGCACGTTGACCGGCGGGGAGGCGGGCCGACGGCTCGTGATCTTAGACGAGGCGGACAACTTCCACGGTTCGGCCGACTACGGCGGCTCCCGGAAAGTAACCGAGGTCGTCAAAAGTGCGAACCAGCCGATCGTGCTCGTGGCGAACGATTTCTACGAGATGAGCCAGTCGCTGCGAAACACCTGCGAGACGATCGAGTTTCGCGACGTCTCGAAGCGATCGATCGTCCCCGTCCTGCGGGACATCTGCCGACGAGAGGACATCGAGTACGACGAGGCCGCACTCGAGACGATCGCCGACGAGACCGCCGGCGACTTGCGCTCTGCGGTCAACGACCTGCAGGCAATCGCCGAGGAGACAGACCGGCTGACCGTCGACGACGTCGTCACCGGGCAGCGAGACACCACGGAGGGGATCTTCGACTTCCTCGACGCCCTGATCAAAGAGAAAGACGCCGAGGGGGCGCTGCGAGCGTCCTACGACGTCGACGAGACGCCCGACGACCTGCTCAACTGGATCGAGGACAACGTCCCCAAAGACTACGCGGGAGCGGAACTGGCCGACGCCTACGACTTTCTCGCCAACGCCGACCGCTGGCTCGGCCGGGTGCGTGCCACTCAGGAGTACTCGTTCTGGCGGTACGCAACCGACAACATGACCGCCGGCGTCGCCGCCTCTCGCCGGGAGCCAAAAGGCGGCTGGACCCGCTACGGGCCGCCGAGCTACTGGTCGAAACTCGGCCGGACCAAAGGGACGCGAACCACCCGCGATGCGATCGCCGAACGGATCGCCGAACGCGAGGGGACGAGCGTCGCGACGGCTCGCCGGGAGATCCTGCCCTTTCTCGCCGAGATGACCCATCACTGCCGGGACCGAGAACTCACCGTTCGAATGGCCGCCGCCTACGAGCTAGACGAAGGCGACGTCTCCTTTGTTACTGGCAGCGGAAAGGACACCAACAAGGTCGCCTCGATCGTCGACGAGGCCGAAGAGCGCCGGGCAGAACAGGCCGTCGAGGGGACCGGCGACGCCTTTCTCGAGGCCTCCCGGTCGCGCGAGGATGACAGCGACGGCGGTGGGGGTGAGAGAGAGGGGTCGAACGACCAGGCGACACTTTCGACCTCGAGCGATGAACCTTCACCGACCGACGAGGATGAAGACGCCGAGGATCGAGACGATCCGGACGAAACCGGCGGTCGAGACGGTTCCAACGCCGACCTCGACGACGACCAGTCTGGCCTATCGGATTTCGTCTGA